DNA from Daucus carota subsp. sativus chromosome 1, DH1 v3.0, whole genome shotgun sequence:
CTTCCGTTTATATATCAAGGAATGTCATGCTATAAGATTTAATAATTGTATGCGAGTACTTTATCTTAAAAGTTTTTGACATATTTTTTCTGTACTTTGTCTTGTCTATTATGTAGGTCCTGCATGCTTGTTATACAAAAGTCTCGCCGTCAGTTGAGGTGGAGAACCCACAACTTGTCGCCTGGTCAGAATCAGTGGCTGATTTACTCGATTTGGATCCTGGGGAGTGAGTTACTTCTCGATAATGCTTTTATTCTATATTTGagttatactatatataataattatagcaAGACAATCATAATAATGACTGATATGGATAAGGGAGATTGTGTGTTAGTACTAATAAACATGTAAGATGAATTTTGTCAACTGTTTTGAAGTCTCCTATCTAATTGGTCTATGATGAGGAGGAACATGAGGGGGAATTTGGGGTTTGTAAGTATTTTTGGAACCAGTGCATTTATTCCAAATAcctattatatatttagttacTTAATTTGAACTCATGTGTATTATGAACCTGAACTACTCTCTACATTTAATCAATCTAAAAGATGTTATTTCCCAAATTACAGGGTAACAAATTAAATCCTAAGTATTgggttttcaaatattttcagtTGTTCCCACATTGTTTCTTTTTGCTTTTTGATCAGCCGTCCTGAATCAGTCTAAGAGTGTAGTTCTTACCGGAGATAATTGAAGCCTTTAATTTGAAGCATTTGGTTGGTACAAGGTCATTCAGGATTGTTTCCTAAATTTAGTTTAATTGTTTGTAATTATATATCTCATATATTATGATTGGTTCTTATTAGGGTTGTTATTTTCTAAACGTATATGGTCTTATACGGACTGCAAATActgtaaaaattatttattttacttcCTTTTCTACATCAAATCTATGCACGCTCTTTGTCATGGGTGAGAGTGGCTATGCTGCACCCTCAATTTCTGCTTTAATCTTTTTGGATaagattgtgtgtgtgtgtgtgtgtgtgtctgtattTGTTAATGTATGTTACTTTACTGTTAATCTATGTAAGTAGGTCCATGTGGAGTTTTCTGATATTGTTATTATTGCTATTGGTATATATATTAACTATTGTTTATCTAGGGCAACTAATTTGTTAGTATTTCAGATTTGAAAGACCTGATATTGCGCACAAATTCTCTGGGGCATCTCCGTTGGCAGGAGGGTAAGCATTATGGTTCTTTTATATCTCCAATTAGGTCTTTATTTACAGCCTCAATTTCTCATTCAGTTTGACTATGTTTACTTTTCAGGATGCCCTATGCTCAATGCTATGGAGGGCATCAGTTTGGGATGTGGGCTGGTCAGTTGGGTGATGGTCGTGCAATAACTCTTGGGGAGGTTTTAAATTCAAAGTCTGAAAGGTGGGAATTGCAACTCAAGGGTGCTGGAAAAACACCATACAGTCGGTTTGCTGATGGTCTTGCAGTTCTGCGTAGTAGCATCCGTGAATTCCTATGCAGCGAAGCAATGAAGAGTTTGGGAATCCCAACAACACGTGCACTTTGTCTTGTGACAACAGGGAAAAATGTTAGCCGTGACATGTTCTACGAGTATGTTTaacacattattattattacattaAAATGTTTGATATTGGATGACACACTACATGAGTGTACCGTATAAAGTATGACTATGAACTGTTTAGCTATGTCCTTGTGCAACCCTACCATTCGAAAACATTTTCTCTATATTATATTACTGGAGCCAGGTGACAACTAAGTATTTCGTCTGCAGCTCACTGTTGATGCTTTGGTATTCTTCTGAGAGGGACTTTAAGGCTTTAAATAGGCGTTGACAATTGTTTTGATGCTGTTCCCAGGATACgttttaatttttcttagtGCAGACTAGGTGGAATTAAAGATGTTCGGTGTTTTTGTTATTTCAGGGCCTGTTTGAAGGGTTCTTTATTCAATGGCTAGTTGGGTATTGCCTTAAATGTTGAGGGTTATCTGTTATGTGTCAAATTGTCTATTATGTTAAGGGTAATAAGTTAAAGATTAATATAACGGTAGATGCAAGATAAATTAGTGACACCTTAGCCATGTTATAACAGCATAGAAGCTGAAGGAGCTAGAAGAATAAGAAAGACAGGCTTGGAGACTGCCCTAGGGATTTTTATCATATAGGTCTCGGGCCCTTAAAAGTCTGATATATGAGAATTGGATGCATTTATTCTACAACTAGAATTAGAGTTTGTGTCAGAATATAATGATCCTGGTAAAAAGTCTTcacctaacaccttgaggttctCCTCTAGGAgaactggtcacttaacatTAACTGAACTTACTCATTTCCTTGAGGTTCTCCTCTAATGAAGTGGTCACATAATATTAACTAAACTTACTTATTATATTTGCCTTTAGTCTAGTGATATCTATTTAATTGAAGTGAATTAAAACTTATCTATTAATAGTCATTTTATTAAAACCCCAAGAGCTAGTAGAAGTTGTAGAAACTGTGCTAAATATAATTTAGAAACAGATAAGATTGTATCTGTGCAGAATACATACTACTAGGAAAAATTTGAAGTCGGCAAATATTTTGTGAAGAAAGACTATTATTGGACTGAAAAAGTGTTACTAACTTCGATATATCTTATattttgatatcaaatttttcCTTTCTTGATTAGCCAACCTGAGCAAATGCTGGAAGAATGCAATACTTATATAACCCCAAAGTATCATGCTGTAACAATTAAGGACAACAATCTAGGAATACATATAACCACTGATGCTACTCCTGTTCAAGATAATTGAACTGTAACTGCACAAAAACCAATATTGAAGTAGAGAGCTTCAGAACTACAGGGGTGCTCATTATTATAAGAAGATATCAAATGTGCTTTACATGCCTAGACATTTTCCTTCTATCTCGTGGATGAGAGTAAGGACTTGAATACAATATGGCTATGAAGACATCATGGGTTGTTTGGACTGGGCAACATGGTTCCCGTCTTCCCGAAATGTGGCTTAAAGGCTTTAGTGATACCTTTTTAATCCTACTCCCTTTTGCCTAAGTTTGAATGGAACAGTTTATTACGAAGCTAAATTAGGGGATGCTGGACAAAGATTTATGTTTCCAACTAGTGTTAGGAAATTAATATCCCTTAGCTGGACACATGAGATTATAAGGCCAGGGAGAGTAATTGTGTATCTCATCTTAGTTCATAGAATTCTGAGTTGCATTTCTGTGCTACATGCAAATATAGTGCTTTTCCTTGTAACCGAGTTTATTATCCCCAAGTATAAGGATGTCGGTTTTGTTCTCGATGATGTTCCTTTTTAGGTCCGGGGGGTGGGAGTGGGCCTAATTCTGCCACTGCTATATATGCAGATTAATTTTTCAGTATTATTAATGCCATGAAAGTCTCCTTTCGTGCTTTGATTTGATATTATGGAACTGATGCACTGTAACTTATATTCTTTAATCAAAGCTAGAGTTTTCCCCCAGCTAAAACAGCAAGCCAAGAATTTTTATATTAGTTGGCATAATATAAAAAGAGCGAGACAGTTAATGTCATAGAATAAGAGTTGTGTGGTTTGTTTTCAAATTTGGCATTACTAAACTGCTGCATATATCGCAAGTGTTTTATTAATTACTTTGGGTATCTGCTTTTTGAGACCAAGTATGTGCTTGCAGCGGCAATCCAAAGGATGAACCTGGTGCAGTAGTTTGTAGAGTTGCTCAGTCCTTTTTGCGTTTTGGTTCTTTCCAACTACATGCATCTAGAGGAAAGGAGGACCTAGATATTGTGCGTACTTTGGCAGACTACACCATTAGACATCACTTTCCTCATATAGAGAACATGAGTAAAAGTGAGAGTCTATCGTTCAGTACAGGGGAGGAAGATAATGCAGTCGTAGATCTGACTTCAAACAAGTATGCAGGTGATTATCTGTTCTGAATTGGCTACATTATACCTGATTGAATTCAAAAACCATCATAAATCTTTAGTGTGGTCATTAATTGGCGTCAAACAAGATAATCTTTTGTTGGTAATTTTTTATGGACATAATATGCATGCGACCTCATAAAGTTTAGCGACGCCGTAGCACACAAGAAAACACTTTTCTGTGCATTGTAGCATGCCTCTCATATTACTGACTAATAACTATTTTTATCAGAGTTGTATGGAAAAGATTTTATTTTCCCCCAGATTTTTTGAATCTTGTGATGCTAGTTCTCGCAGTACTTGTTCATCTTTCTCCCCTTGTAATAATCACTGCTGGTGCATCGATTGTGTATGTTTTACTTGTGTGTATCTATAGAATTAGTAGcttcaaatatatgttttttgtgaAGTGTCAAGTGTTGAAACATTGATTCTTGTGCAATTACATTATGTACCTTAAGCAAGATCtgtgataataataaaatggattgctaaataaatacttaagtagacatatttttttgattttttaattcacACATATTTTCCTGTCGTACCCTATCATCTCTCCCTGCTCTTCAGAAAGGTTTCTTTTTTCAGTTCCTTGCCGTCTGTGATGTGGCATTGTGGCCTACTTTAAACGGCATAAACAAATATTCAGGTGTCAAATGTTAGACACTCCACCCCACCTATCTAGTGTTTAAGAGTAGCCTTGGAGTAGTGTGTGTAGACAGATGTATTGGGGTGATTAATTTTTTTCGAGGAATAGCTCACTTGTCCTACGAGCGAACAGCTAGAATCAATCAGTATTTGTAGTTTGATACCAGTTCTGTTGTGAATTCCCGAGTTCAatcttgtttatcattatttGACAATTGCCCTGCAAAGAATTAATAAGAATTGAATTGGGGATATTGGGAATATAGACCAAAGCCACACTTTCTTGTTTCTTATATACCTTTTGTGTCTTACATTTGTAACAGCTTGGACAGTGGAAGTTGCTGAACGAACCGCTTCTTTGGTTGCAAGCTGGCAGGGTGTTGGGTTCACCCATGGAGTTCTGAACACTGATAATATGAGCGTGTTGGGTCTCACAATTGATTATGGTCCTTTCGGTTTTCTGGATGCTTTTGATCCCAGTTACACTCCAAATACTACAGATCTTCCGGGCAGAAGGTACTGTTTTGCTAATCAACCTGATATTGGATTATGGAATATTGCCCAGTTTGCATCAACAATATCAGCTGCCAAATTGATCAATGACAAAGAAGCAAATTATGCAATGGAAAGGTATTTAGAATTTGTGGATCTCGTTATATAAGCCGACTGTTTTCTGTTTACAGATATATTCATGTGTCCTTTATCTATACAGATACGGAACCAAATTTATGGATGAATACCAGGCCATCATGACCAAGAAACTAGGCCTGCCCAAGTACAATAAACAGTTGATCAGCAAACTCCTAAATAATATGGCTGTTGACAAAGTTGATTACACAAATTTCTTTCGTATACTTTCAAATATCAAAGCTGATGTTAACATTCCAGAGGAGGACTTGTTGGTTCCTCTGAAGGCTGTTCTGTTGGATATTGGCAAGGAGAGGAAGGAGGCTTGGACTAGCTGGGTGCAAACTTACATACAAGAGGTATGAACACTCCCTCTATTTAATTGTTTCTTATAGTGAACATAAAATGATAGGATAGACAATGCTTGCGACTCGAAGGAAAAAGGTACAAGAAATCAGCTGCAAAGTAGGTTTGTGATAAGACATATGAGACTGGTATCTTAGGCATAGTAAGCTAACTTTGAAGGAAAAATTTTCTGCGAGTAAACTAACTTTAAAGGAAAAGTTTTCAATTTCCCTTTAGCAAAAGGAGGAAGTAGTGCTCACTGAATTAGGCATAGTTTAAATCAAGAAATAATAAATGTACCAATATTATTGATTGCTATTGTAGTTTATGTATGCGATTGTGTCAGTGCACTGTGAAAACAGTCAAGGAAGTTGAAATTTTTGGTGTTTGAATTTACTTGACGTGCGAAGCATTTTTTTATATGAGGTGAACCACTTGATCTTAGAATGGAGACTCTTATTTCTCGTTCAGCTATCAGGCATCAGTAGTTCTAGATAGATGGGCAAACAGGTTAATCTGTATCTACTATCTAATTATCTCCAGTCTCAGAGAAGTGAGGTGCATTACAAAAGTTTTTCTCATGTGTCATATCTCCTAATCAATTTTCGTTCCCTCTTCTGGCAATGTTCAGCTTGTTGAAAGTGGTATATCAGACGAGGAGAGAAAAACTTCAATGAATTCTATAAACCCCAAGTATGTCCTAAGGAACTATCTGTGTCAAAGTGCTATTGATGTAGCTGAGTCGGGTGATTTTGGAGAAGTTCGAAGGCTGCTCAAGGTTATGGAAAAGCCGTTTGATGAGCAACCAGGAATGGAAAAATATGCTCGCCTCCCTCCAGCTTGGGCATACCGCCCAGGTGTATGCATGCTCTCCTGTTCATCATAAGTCGGTCTTAATACATATATGGAAATTTTGGAGATTGCAAGTATACTAGTTGTGTATACTAGTGTGTAACTTTTGCCCCTGTTGCCTGCTCATGGCCTTTTTTCTCGTGGTATTCCTTTTCTGTTTCTTGTTCTTAATGGTTAACAGGTGTACTTGATATTATGTAAATTTGATATT
Protein-coding regions in this window:
- the LOC108226978 gene encoding uncharacterized protein LOC108226978 — translated: MFSHFPSSVSHSLSTTTALSLSHHLRPLSLPPSLSKPLFRIFHITPSTFLKNSSLNSSKMDNPEVAIQSVADDFNKQSLGEAKLKLEDLNWDHSFVRELPGDPRTDIIPREVLHACYTKVSPSVEVENPQLVAWSESVADLLDLDPGEFERPDIAHKFSGASPLAGGMPYAQCYGGHQFGMWAGQLGDGRAITLGEVLNSKSERWELQLKGAGKTPYSRFADGLAVLRSSIREFLCSEAMKSLGIPTTRALCLVTTGKNVSRDMFYDGNPKDEPGAVVCRVAQSFLRFGSFQLHASRGKEDLDIVRTLADYTIRHHFPHIENMSKSESLSFSTGEEDNAVVDLTSNKYAAWTVEVAERTASLVASWQGVGFTHGVLNTDNMSVLGLTIDYGPFGFLDAFDPSYTPNTTDLPGRRYCFANQPDIGLWNIAQFASTISAAKLINDKEANYAMERYGTKFMDEYQAIMTKKLGLPKYNKQLISKLLNNMAVDKVDYTNFFRILSNIKADVNIPEEDLLVPLKAVLLDIGKERKEAWTSWVQTYIQELVESGISDEERKTSMNSINPKYVLRNYLCQSAIDVAESGDFGEVRRLLKVMEKPFDEQPGMEKYARLPPAWAYRPGVCMLSCSS